The Polynucleobacter necessarius genome window below encodes:
- a CDS encoding cytochrome b: MAFQEKEVPANASSVEKMMAWVNSRLPVTEAFKRHMSEYYAPKNLNFFYIFGALAIVVLAIQIITGIFLVMNYKPDAAKAFESVEYIMREVPWGWLIRYMHSTGASMFFVVVYLHMFRGLIYGSYRKPRELIWIFGCAIFLCLMGEAFFGYLLPWGQMSYWGAQVIVNLFSAIPFIGPDLALWLRGDYVVGDATLNRFFAFHVIAIPLALIGLIAAHILALHEVGSNNPDGVEIKNNLDANGHPVDGIPFHPYYSVHDVMYLGGFLIVFASIVFFAPEMGGYFLEANNFIPANPFVTPSHIAPVWYFTPFYSMLRATTSNFLLPLWIFLAVILGMFALKSDNLKVKGACVAIALILAAGFYLFDAKFWGVVIMGGSVVIMFFLPWLDYSPVKSIRYRPTFHKYIYAVFIVSFVILGYLGIEPPSPVSEKISQICTIYYLGFFLAMPFWSKLGTFKLVPTRVTFEPH; this comes from the coding sequence ATGGCATTTCAAGAAAAAGAAGTCCCAGCTAACGCATCTTCTGTCGAGAAGATGATGGCATGGGTTAACTCACGTCTTCCAGTTACCGAAGCATTTAAGCGGCATATGAGCGAGTACTATGCCCCAAAAAATCTGAATTTTTTCTATATTTTTGGAGCGCTTGCGATTGTTGTTTTAGCAATTCAAATCATTACCGGAATTTTCTTGGTGATGAACTACAAGCCTGATGCTGCAAAGGCTTTTGAATCAGTTGAATACATCATGCGCGAAGTTCCATGGGGTTGGCTGATTCGCTATATGCACTCCACAGGCGCTTCTATGTTCTTCGTAGTGGTGTATTTGCATATGTTCCGTGGTTTGATCTACGGCTCATACCGCAAACCACGCGAGTTAATTTGGATTTTTGGATGCGCAATTTTCTTGTGCCTCATGGGTGAAGCATTCTTTGGGTACCTGCTCCCATGGGGTCAGATGTCTTACTGGGGTGCTCAAGTGATTGTGAACTTGTTCTCAGCAATTCCATTCATTGGTCCAGACCTTGCCTTGTGGTTACGTGGCGACTATGTGGTTGGTGATGCAACTTTGAATCGCTTCTTTGCATTTCACGTTATTGCAATCCCATTGGCACTAATTGGCTTGATAGCAGCCCATATTTTGGCTCTACATGAAGTTGGTTCAAATAACCCTGATGGTGTTGAAATTAAAAACAACTTAGATGCAAATGGACATCCAGTTGACGGTATTCCATTCCATCCTTACTACAGCGTGCATGACGTAATGTACTTGGGCGGCTTCCTCATTGTCTTTGCAAGCATCGTATTCTTTGCGCCCGAGATGGGTGGTTACTTCCTAGAAGCAAATAACTTCATTCCAGCAAATCCGTTTGTGACGCCATCTCACATTGCACCTGTTTGGTATTTCACACCGTTCTACTCAATGTTGCGCGCTACAACTTCGAACTTCTTATTGCCTTTGTGGATTTTCTTAGCAGTCATTCTTGGAATGTTTGCCCTTAAATCAGACAATCTCAAAGTCAAGGGTGCATGTGTAGCAATCGCCTTGATATTGGCTGCCGGCTTCTATTTGTTTGATGCCAAATTCTGGGGTGTTGTGATCATGGGTGGTTCTGTAGTCATCATGTTCTTCTTGCCTTGGCTTGACTATTCCCCAGTGAAGTCAATTCGTTATCGTCCAACATTCCATAAGTACATTTATGCTGTATTTATTGTGAGTTTTGTGATTTTGGGTTACTTAGGTATCGAGCCACCCTCACCAGTATCTGAAAAGATTTCTCAGATTTGTACGATTTATTATCTGGGCTTCTTCTTAGCCATGCCTTTCTGGAGCAAGCTTGGAACTTTCAAGCTGGTTCCAACACGCGTTACTTTTGAGCCCCATTAA
- the petA gene encoding ubiquinol-cytochrome c reductase iron-sulfur subunit produces MSNKPGMDKDRRNWLIATSAVGGIGAAAAFYPFVDSFEPSERAKAAGAAVEIDITGMQPDEMRMVEWRGKPVWVVRRTPEQVAELSKIDAELADPDSLRDPAQFTPPYAQNQWRSIKPEYLVVVGICTHLGCSPTAKFEAGAQSSLPNNWPGGFLCPCHGSTFDMAGRVFKNKPAPDNMEVPPHMYLSDTKILVGEDKKA; encoded by the coding sequence ATGAGTAACAAGCCCGGTATGGACAAGGATCGCCGTAATTGGTTGATCGCCACTTCGGCGGTTGGCGGCATAGGTGCAGCCGCAGCCTTTTACCCTTTTGTGGACAGTTTTGAGCCTTCTGAGCGCGCGAAAGCCGCCGGAGCCGCTGTTGAAATCGATATTACCGGTATGCAGCCAGACGAAATGAGAATGGTTGAGTGGCGCGGTAAACCTGTGTGGGTTGTGCGTCGCACCCCAGAGCAAGTTGCGGAACTCTCCAAAATTGATGCTGAGCTTGCTGATCCGGATTCTTTAAGAGACCCAGCCCAATTTACGCCCCCATATGCACAAAATCAATGGCGTTCCATTAAGCCTGAGTACCTGGTAGTTGTGGGTATTTGCACGCACTTAGGCTGCTCTCCTACGGCTAAATTTGAAGCTGGAGCACAATCTTCCTTGCCTAATAATTGGCCAGGTGGTTTCCTTTGTCCATGTCATGGCTCTACTTTTGATATGGCCGGCCGAGTATTTAAAAACAAACCAGCACCAGACAATATGGAAGTGCCGCCACATATGTATTTGAGCGACACCAAAATTCTGGTTGGCGAAGATAAGAAGGCCTAA
- a CDS encoding Do family serine endopeptidase, translating into MNSSLQKFWLLFAQAVTIMLAALFIVATLKPEWLSETKVGSIVDTVSLKESNYDGQLSPGSYHEAVKRSMPAVVNIVTNKGVTKPKSRKGANPNSSDPLFKFFFDDQPPEAEPRSSLGSGVLVSPEGYILTNHHVISDASDIDVALADGRKVKAQLIGSDPETDIAVLKIEPKQLPTPITLGKVESVHVGDVVLAIGNPFGVGQTVTSGIVSALGRDHVGINTFENFIQTDAAINPGNSGGALIDTRGNLIGINTAIYSNNGGSMGIGFAIPINLAKQVMESILSNGSVSRGWIGVEPQNLSKELSEALGLPGNISGVLLSGVLEGGPAARAGIKPGDVLMAVNGSPIKDVRGLLNQVAQINPGSQAQLTILRKGKEIDLTAQIGKRSKPKQQAN; encoded by the coding sequence ATGAATTCTTCTCTTCAAAAATTTTGGCTTCTCTTTGCCCAAGCAGTAACTATCATGCTGGCGGCATTATTTATTGTTGCAACCCTAAAACCAGAGTGGCTCTCAGAAACCAAGGTAGGCTCCATAGTTGATACGGTTTCGCTAAAAGAGAGTAACTATGATGGTCAATTGAGTCCCGGCTCTTACCATGAAGCCGTGAAGCGCTCCATGCCTGCAGTAGTGAATATTGTTACCAACAAAGGTGTCACGAAACCCAAGAGTCGCAAAGGCGCGAATCCGAACTCTTCAGACCCTTTGTTTAAATTTTTCTTTGACGATCAACCGCCAGAAGCAGAGCCTCGCTCAAGCTTAGGCTCTGGTGTTTTGGTGAGCCCAGAAGGCTATATTCTCACCAATCACCATGTTATTAGCGATGCTAGTGATATCGATGTTGCACTTGCCGATGGACGCAAGGTAAAAGCTCAACTCATTGGAAGCGATCCTGAAACAGACATTGCTGTGTTAAAGATTGAACCCAAACAACTACCTACACCGATTACGCTCGGCAAAGTTGAATCAGTTCACGTTGGCGATGTAGTTCTTGCCATTGGCAATCCATTTGGTGTGGGCCAAACAGTGACCTCAGGAATTGTTTCGGCGCTGGGCCGTGATCATGTTGGCATCAATACATTTGAAAATTTTATACAAACTGATGCTGCAATTAACCCTGGAAATTCTGGGGGTGCACTCATCGACACTCGCGGTAATCTCATTGGCATTAATACTGCAATCTATTCCAATAATGGTGGCTCCATGGGGATTGGCTTTGCGATTCCCATTAATCTCGCGAAGCAAGTGATGGAGTCAATCCTAAGCAATGGCAGCGTTTCTAGAGGGTGGATTGGGGTAGAACCTCAAAATCTATCTAAAGAGCTCTCAGAGGCCCTAGGCTTGCCGGGCAATATCTCAGGAGTGCTTCTATCCGGAGTGCTTGAGGGCGGTCCTGCGGCTCGGGCTGGAATAAAGCCAGGGGATGTTCTGATGGCAGTTAATGGCAGTCCTATTAAGGATGTACGAGGACTTCTCAATCAAGTCGCTCAAATTAATCCGGGCAGCCAAGCTCAGCTAACCATCTTGCGCAAAGGCAAGGAGATAGACTTAACAGCGCAAATCGGAAAGCGGTCTAAACCCAAACAGCAAGCCAACTAG